The DNA region AGTAGTTTAAGATTAACGAGGTTCCAAATAGAGGAAGGGAGCTCCACAAGTCTTGAACAATACTCGAGATTCAAGTTTCGGAGATTAACTGCATTTCCAATAGAGGAAGGGAGTTTCACCAGATTCATGCAATTGTGAAAATTCAGTTGGTGGAGATTCTCTGCACTTCCGATAGAAGATGGAAGTTCCACCAGCCTTTCGCAGTCTGAGAGGTTCAAGTCATGAAGATTAGTGGCAGTTGAAAGATCAGGAAGCTCTTCCAACTTCCTTGAATCAGTCATATCCATCCACTTGAGATTGTTGAGCGGCTGCAATGAAGTATATAGGGAAGCACACAAGAGCAACACGTCCAtttagtattaaaaataaaagacaactGCTAGATAACTTGGAAAGTTATTtctttgaagaaaaaaatatttacttactTTGATCCCTTCCCAAAATTTCACAAGCTTGCTAGAATGCATCTCTAGTTTGACTAGGAACTTTGGATTAAAACTTGAAGGAAAACATGTCATTTTGAAATTCCGCCAAATTAGTACTCTAAGTTTGTGGGATAAGTAGTTCATGGATTGGGGATTGACGCATTTGCCAAGTATTCTTAAGAATTGAAGATTACACAATCTTTCAAAGGCTCTTTCACTTGTCCATGTTATTTCATCACCCTCATCAAGATTTATTCCTATGACACTGCTCTTACCCTGTAAAAGCAATCCAATAAAACACAAACAGAGGATGGTTACTTATTGAAGAGAGAGCACTGCAATGAAAAATACCAATATGAAAACTTACAGCGTTATCATCATCATTAAGTACTTCACCAATATCGCTTGCATCATTCAAAAACCGGCGTTTTCCAGGTTCACTTACAAATTCATTTTGCACAATTTGTCTTCCTAGTTGGACTAGCAACTTAGACATCTCTATCCTTTCTTCTTCAATAGATATGAGTGATTTTTCGACTAAAACGCAAATCCCTTGTATCACATCCAAAAAACATTTTGCTAGACAGCCACCCACTATATCAACTGGTTCATTATTGAAGAAGCAGGCTATATGAAGAAATAAACTTTTATCTTCATCATGTAAAGCATCATAGCTAAACTTTAAAATGCTCGAAATTTCTCTATCTCGGTCAAGGTGAGTCCTTAACCTTGGTAGTGCCTCTATCCAGTCCTGCTCGGACATTCCCCGAAAATAGGAGCCCATAACCTTTAACCCCAAAGGAAGTCTACCTACAAGATCCCTAACTTTCCAAGCAAGCTCCTGGAAACCATCCTTTGGGTATTTCTGATCGAAAGCGTACATGCAGAACATTTGAAGAGCTTCATCATGTGATGGTAAATCCACCTTGTGTATATGCTCGATCCCACTTGCTTTTAGAACCTTTCGATCTTGTGTTGTGATTATGATCCGACTCCCAGGACCAAACCAACTAGTCTCTTTCGCCATGGCTTCTAGTTGTACTGACCGATCCACATCATCAAGAACCACAAGAACTTTCTTGTCTTTCAGCCTGTCTTTGATGACTCCCAAATGTGAAAAATTCTTGATATCTGTCTCATTGGTTAGTTGAGACATAAAATGTTTTTGCAAATTCAACTTCACACTGTAGTCATCAGAGCAAGTTGGTACGGCATAGTTTCTTTTGATATTATCTATAAAGACGCTCAGTTGGAAATCTTGGGAATGACGGCTGAATAGAGATCTAGCAATGGTGGTCTTACCAATCCCAGACGGACCCAAGATCCCTACTATTCTCACCTCATCGGAATCTAGCTGTAACAATGATCTCATTTCTGTCATCTTAGATTCCATCCCAACTAAGCCGTCGAAATCAGTGCATGGTGCGGAAAGGTTCAAATTGTTGGAAACATCAGTGGCAATATCTTCAATCATCTCTGCTTCATTCTTCCTGAACAAAGGAAAAGACCAATAACTCCGTTATATAAAATTGCACATACTAATTAGATATTCTCATACAAATAAGCAAACAGTTATTGTTTCCAGGATGGCTGTTCTTTAAAAAGCTACAAAGACGTTGATGTGTTATGAGCTAGTGGGAATCGAGAAGAGGACGAACCCGCTTGATGAATGGTAACCTGCGATTTGAGCCACTTCCGTCAAAGCACGTTTCCATCTTCTGATATCCTCCTCTGTTTTTCCTCTACAAGTTTTTTTAAAGACTTTTCCGAAATCACCAGTCTGCTTCTTTACATCAGTTGGATCCACTTGGTAGAAAAGAGACATCACTGTTTGACCCAGTTCGTCTCTGCATTTGATGATCTCCACAAGCTCGTTCAGGCACCATGTGGAAGAGGCGTAGTTCTTGGAGAGCAAGACAATAGCAATCCTCGATCCTCTAATAGCTTCTACGAGCTCAGGACCGATGGACTTACTTCTCTGTATATCATTGTCAATGAATAGGTCGATTCCTTTGCTCTTGAGCTCTTTGACAACGTGGCTGAGAAAGTTCGTGCGGACATCTGCCCCGTGGAAGCTTGGGAAGACGTGGTGTTTACAATTGggaggcgaagaagaagaagacgacgttGGAGCCAAAAgagtcaaagaagaagaaggcagtGTTTTGTTGTTTTCGTGATGATGAGATGTGGAAGATTTTCTGGTGAAAAATATTGAACCAAAAAGGGCGTAGAAGCTGATTGCAGCAGCAGCAAGATTGGTAAGGGATAAATAAGAATCCATTAATCAGGATGATGAAGAGAGGCTCAAGATCTCGGAGCTTTTTTCAGATAAAGAGGAAGAATTCAACAAAGAGGCGGCTATGTGTACAGTACATACTAAACACAAACGTTGACTGAGACTGAGGGACAATTTTCCACAAGAGATAAAAGACATTTTATTGCCTTTACGCGTGCTATTTCCCCATGAGAACTATCGTATCCTTTCAAATGTCTCTCAAACTATGATCTTATCATATATTTCTCCGAAACCAAAGTTCGAAACCTATTTCTCCATGAAACTATAGGATACTTCCTGTATCTCTCCGAAATAAAAATTCGATAGCTATAACCCCATAAAATTTAATTACTCGGTTTTAACCTATAAACTAAAATCATTTTGGTTTTCCGATAGCTATAACCCCAAACTATGACCTTCATTTCTctctacttcttcttcatcaaaaGTTTCGCCCCCATCGACATCATTATCTGAAGCCATCTCTCTggtttcttctctcttctgtTCTAGGGTTTTAATTTTGATTCTTTGTGTTCTAGGGTTGAAAGTTGAAATCGGGAGATAAGAGATGAGTTAATCGATTCTGGGTTTTTAGTTTCTGGTTTAACCATTGTTATCGGATCTTAATCGGGTCATAactggttttaattggtttataaTTGGTTTTGTTAACCAAAACGATTTTAGTTTATAGGTTAAAACCGAGTAATTAAATTTTATGGGGTTATAgctattgaatttttattttggggAGATACAGGAAGTATCCTATAGTTTTTCGAACTTTGGTTTCGGAGAGATATAGGATGAGGTCATAGTTTGGGAGACATTTGGAAAGATACGATAGTTCTCATGGGAAATAGCACGttctccccccccccccaaaacgccaacaacaaacaaacaatatgAAACGACTAAACGACGTCATTTTGATTGTTGACTCAAAAAAAAAGGGAACCGCAAAAGAAACAGagagcttctcttcttctctgtttcggAGCGGCGGCGTGATCGTAACAGTAATGGAATCCATGGAAGTAGCTCCATCTGCAGCTTTTCAATCTCCCTCTCGTTCCAGGTTCGCCTTTATCCTTTCCACTTTGTTTTTTGAGGTTTATGAATTTCAGAaaccctctttttttttgtgtactTATTATTCATCTGGCAGTCAACAACAATTGCATTTCTACCTCGCCGTGGACCGTCCCCAATTCAAAATGGTATTTCTCAATTTTTCAATTAATTAAAAGAGAACAATTCGAATCTATAAATTGAGATTCTGAACTCGACAACGCACAGGAGACAGTGGTGGAGTTACTAGGAGTGCTAGGTCGTCGTCCATGGCTTCCCGTTGTAGTCTGTTGCAGCTCTCGCGACGAACTCGACGCCGTCTCCTCTTCCTTGTCCACTCTCCCTTACATCTCCTTTGCTGCTTTGGTACTactcctctctcttcttctcctttttctcaactttttgaTTGTTTCAGGTTTTCGATTTCGTATTATATTTAGTGTTCCGTTCTGCATATGTGGGAATCTAATGTTGTCGAATCAATTGCTTGCttgcttcatcatcatcagtgtTACATtaacattaaattattatgttacatTTTACTTCCTCTTAGAGTCTAGTCTAGACTATGTTCACGTTCAACCTCTGTGTTGTATATACAAAATGATTAGAGCTAATTTGTCATTAGGTTGTTTCTGATTTCGTATTCTTTTGTTGATTTGAGAAGACGGTTTGTTGTTTAACCACTTGCTTTTGCTTCATCATGATAATGTTCTTCGATTCGACATTTGATTCTTAGCGTGCTATATCTGCCTAGAAAACAACAAATCCTTTCATGTTGACTCATCATTGTCTATTTGTATTTACAGTACAGCGATCTGGGAGAGAGAGACCGAGCTATGGTTTTAGAGAATTTTCGACAAGCTACAGTAAACTGGAACCATCACCTTAACTCTGCAGTGGAAGAAGGTTTGGAAGAGAGTGAagccagagaagaagaagatgaaaagaaatCTCATCTGGTGGTTGTGACCGATGTTTGTCTTCCGATGCTTTCATCTGGTGAATCTTCTCTTTCCTCGCGAGTTCTCATCAACTACGAGCTTCCTACTAAGAAGGAAACTTATTCTAGGCGTCTAACATCTTGCTTAGCTTCAGGTTCTTTTCTCTCCGAAACAAAACTCCTTTCTTCATCGTCATCAAAGCCTATTTTTTTACATTCTCTTTTTAAAGGTGGGATTGTCATAAACATGGTTGTTGGAGGTGAAGTAACCACTCTCAAAAACCTTGAAGAAACCAGCGGCATTATCATCGCAGAGATGCCTATCAATGTATACTATATTCATTCCATGAACTTTCtgcttttttttatatttatctttgatGGTTGGCTTAGAATGTGCTTTCCCTTTTTTCGCAGATTTCTGAGATTTTGTAACAAACGCATGTCTCCTACGACCTGAAGGATACTGTCTAAGCGGGTTTAATGGCTCTGAAGCTTCAATATGTATGTTACATGACTTCTCTAGAAAAATCATTAGTTTGTGTTAAGCTACAGAAGCTGTTTCTCTGCTCCACTTTTAGCTTTTGAGAGTTGATTACTTTTGCATACAACGCTGCGTTTTGACATTTTTGTTCATCTTgtataagatttttttcttctaaaacatTTAGATAAAGACACAAAGAGAAACAGAGCGAGCAATAGTGGACATGCGATTGCAGTTCAATCATGATTACTATGTaactttcaaatttatattcttgTCTGATTTGTTTTATACGTGTTAGTTTCTATAAAGGGATTGCTATTTACATATGGACCTATATAGCTTTTGTTTGGTAGAATTATTGCGTGCGCACCAATTTGTACCCCATACAGCtttcatttataaatagtttctaGAAATTTACATAAGAATTTCGTTTTCTTCAAAATAATAAAGTTGATGTCTTTTTATAAGAACTTGGTCTTCCTTCATATACATCCATTTGAAgaattttcaagtttttttatttggtcAAATAAGAATTTTTCAAGTTCTGGTTACGTTTAGTAGTAAATGTATTCTTCATGTTTTGGTGGCAAATCTATCCCATACGAAAAAGTGGAGAGATAGTATTTTAGATTAATAGAAATAGCTTGAATTCAAttcaaaatatttcagataaaaaCATGTTTTGCAACATTTATATGTGATTGCTGCCGTTCGAATTATTGCAGATCATTTAGTTGTATGCCTATTGCATTTGAATTTTGCGACGATTTTTCTACTTTCTGAAGgtcaaaactcaaaactaaGCAACTATGTCATATAGTTTATACGTCTAATAATTGTGTGTTGTATAACAATGACAACAAGAGCTCATACATGTAGAAGAACATTCCTTAGTTTTGACTTTGACAATAAATTTGTCCAGTTACGAATAGCCTTCCTTTAAAACAATTACTCGTTTTGACTAATAACACATAGTATTTCACTAATTAGAGGACCGTAATTACTAAACGGTAAACTACATTTAAACTGTAGCATGTAGTGGCTTATATTGAAGAAAATATGATACTGTTTATTATCAAACCTGAAACTCTATCATACTGTTTGATGTCAAAATTGATGTTTACATAATGTTTTAACGGACAAAatgatatttcattatttattttttttgcaaaaaaaataatatttcttataaatatacaCAGttggttatttataaaatccCAAAACTTGGAGAACATTAGAAAATttgctaaaatatattaataagatATAGGCATTTGGATGTCAAAATCAGTATAGTTTGCTGGGCACGCCATGTTGTAATTACCTGCACCATATATTGCCAAATTCCAATAGCGTACTTACACACGTATGGCCACCTTTTTCTCCAACAATTTTCTCCTATCAGGTTATCACCTAATTAATTTACTCCTATATAATTTCCAAAATAATTCAAACTTTCTCTGAACATTTATTTCTGTAAACGGGTTATTGGGTTTgagtcttcttcttgtcttcacCCCTCTTGTATTTTTCTGATTTCATCTCATTCGCAGACTTGTACAgcacgtctctctctctctctctctctctctctctctctctctctctctctctctgatcttTTTCAGAGCTATAAGTTTGTAAAAATTGACCCAAGAATATATGAGATTTTCTTTCCATGAGACTATATGGCTGTCGTCACTAACCTCGGAAGCTGTCTGAAGATTTCTTATGTCATATTTGCCTTTTGTTCTGCTTTCTTTCTCGGTGCTCTCAAAGGTTTCAACTTTAATTTTGTTCTGTTTTAAGCTCTGTTTTGCTCTGCTTCCATGATTGATCTGTTCTTAAACAGAGGTTTGAATTTTACTTGCATATGCAGGTTTGATCGTAGGTCCAATAGCTGGTTTAACATTAATAGCAGGAAACGTTGGAGTGATTCTTGGTTTGTTCCCTGCACATGTTACTTGGACTCTTTACGCTGTTGCAAAGTAATATATTCAACTCTGTTTCAATAATCTCCTGCAAAATTTGTTTCCCAATGAGAATCCTTCTATAAACAAGTGTTGTTTTCTAAATTGCAGGACAAATAGGTTTGATATCCCTCTGAAACTAGCAATCTTGGTAGCACTTCCTGCATTGTTTGGGATATGGTTAGGTCTAAGTATAGCAATTAGTGTCCTTGTTGGTGTTGGCTATGGATTCTTCACTCCATGGATCTCTGCTTTTGAAGCATTTAGACAAGACACTGAATCCAACAAGTTCTTCCACTGTCTTGTGGtactttaaaataaagtttcCCCACAGTTTATTTTCTTAGAGAATCATATCACTTTGACTCTGTTTATTATGTACTATTAGGATGGAACTTGGGGAACAATCAAAGGAAGTTGTACCGTGGTTACCGATTTTAGAGATCTTTGTTACCACTCTTATCCATTTTACTTAAAGGAACTGCGAGAATCACCTCCTTCAGATGAGCTTCAAACTCTGAGGTAAGGAGGCTCAAGATTATAacatagagtttttttttgcagtttcttGAGTATTGATGTGTGGTCTCTTCTTGCAGGTTGATTCATGTTCCTGGATGCATAATTGTAGGGATTATAGGACTAGTTATAGATATACCTCTTTTCACTGCAATAGCTGTTGTTAAAAGCCCTTACCTCCTGTTCAAAGGCTGGTACAGACTAGCTCAAGATGCCATTAACCGAGAAGGACCATTCCTTGAGATAGCTTGCATCCCAGTTGCTGGTTTGACAATACTGTTATGGCCTATTATCGTCATTGGATTTGTCTTGACGACCATCTTCTCCAGCATCTTTGTTGGGTTGTATGGAGCAGTAGTTGTGTTTCAGGAAAGGTCATTTAGAAGAGGATTGTCTTATGTGATTGCAGTAGTTGGAGAGTTTGATGAGTACACTAATGATTGGCTTTATCTTAGAGAAGGAACTATCTTCCCAAAGTATTGTCTCTTTTCAACTCTTTATTACATTCACTTTCGCTTGCATACATACTTCTAACACCAAGAAACTGTACTACACATAGGCCAAGATATAGAATGACAAAAGGATCCTTTTCAATGGAAGTATCTGTGGTTGTTCACCCTTCAGCTGTAAGCAGAGTCAATAGTTCCGGTTCTGTAGAACCTCCAGCTATGCTAGTACCAAGCCTGGTTCGTTCTGTATCGGTTAGAGGAGCAATACAAGAAGTCAGGATGATTCAGGTATATGTCAATCTTGATCATGAACTTAGTACAGAACTTTTTTATATTCGTAACTTAAAACTTTTTCAACAGATTTGGGAGCATATGATGGGGTGGTTTGAGATGGAAGGCAAAGAACTATTAGACCAAGGAGTGATAACACCAGCTGATCTATATGAGTCTTTAAAAGGAAGACATGGAAACGAATCATCGGTTATAAATGTTGGCCTTCCTTCTTATGCCTTGCTTCATACACTTCTTAGATCTATTAAAGCTGGTGCTCATGGTATGCTTTTGCTTGATGGCTCGGAAGTGACTCATTTGAATAGACCGCAGGACAAGTTCTTGGACTGGTTCTTTAACCCAATTATGGTGTTGAAAGATCAGATCAGAGTGATTAAACTTGGAGAAAGTGAAGTTAGGTACTTGGAGAAAGTTGTTCTCTTTAGTAACCATGAACAAAGGATGGAAGCTTGGGACAATGGTGGTAACTTACCTCAAGAAAACCTTAGAGCTGCCCAAATTCAAGGAATCAGCAGAAGGTGAACATTCAAACATTTTGTCTGAAATTTGGGATGTTCTGTGATGATAATAATCTCACTAAAGACAACACTGACATGTCATTTGTGTTGTAGAATGATGGGAATGGTACGGAGCATATCTAAGCTTCCGACGTATAGAAGACGGTTCAGGCAAGTGGTTAAGGCTCTAATAACGTATTGGTTAGAGAAACAAGGCTTGAATCGATCCGGTTCCATGAGTTCAGGAGATTTCATTGAAGAGGTCTAACCTAAGAGGAGCAACATTTATTTgtctttcaaaaatatatattgttagggttttttaatttcttttgtaaaatgtttttaaaaaaaaaaaattcttgtggTAGAAGGTATATTAGAATGTACAGAAGTTGCTAAGCATTTAGCTTTGTTTGTTTAACCCTACTTGAACAGTTGAACGGCTAATTAGGCTAAATTGGAATTTGATTATCTATACATATGCTTGTGTAGTTGTGTGTCTCACAAGCTTTGGCGCCATTAATGGGAATATTTATAAGGTGCAACAAAATGTGTTACTTGAGACGCAAGCCAAATAATTCAGAACAGATCGCATCTACAACAAAGATATCTTTTCCTTTCCAATTTTTTGTCTTATTTCATTGTTATTTATTACTAACTCTTAGCAATCTGTGTCCTTTGTGacaatgtttctttttttttaaattaaaaaaaaacatgtttttcaCTTTGTGTTTTTATATGTGCAACAAGATGTATCGCACAAGCTTTCGCGCCACTGGTGGGAAAATTTACAAGGTGAATCAAAATGCGTTACTTAATACGCAAGTCAAGCAATTCAGAACGATCTGATATGCAGAAGATAACATACACGGAGACAAAAGGCGAAGTCAACATGGCTCCATACTACTCTTAATATTCTACTGCAACCATAT from Raphanus sativus cultivar WK10039 chromosome 8, ASM80110v3, whole genome shotgun sequence includes:
- the LOC108820560 gene encoding uncharacterized membrane protein At3g27390-like gives rise to the protein MAVVTNLGSCLKISYVIFAFCSAFFLGALKGLIVGPIAGLTLIAGNVGVILGLFPAHVTWTLYAVAKTNRFDIPLKLAILVALPALFGIWLGLSIAISVLVGVGYGFFTPWISAFEAFRQDTESNKFFHCLVDGTWGTIKGSCTVVTDFRDLCYHSYPFYLKELRESPPSDELQTLRLIHVPGCIIVGIIGLVIDIPLFTAIAVVKSPYLLFKGWYRLAQDAINREGPFLEIACIPVAGLTILLWPIIVIGFVLTTIFSSIFVGLYGAVVVFQERSFRRGLSYVIAVVGEFDEYTNDWLYLREGTIFPKPRYRMTKGSFSMEVSVVVHPSAVSRVNSSGSVEPPAMLVPSLVRSVSVRGAIQEVRMIQIWEHMMGWFEMEGKELLDQGVITPADLYESLKGRHGNESSVINVGLPSYALLHTLLRSIKAGAHGMLLLDGSEVTHLNRPQDKFLDWFFNPIMVLKDQIRVIKLGESEVRYLEKVVLFSNHEQRMEAWDNGGNLPQENLRAAQIQGISRRMMGMVRSISKLPTYRRRFRQVVKALITYWLEKQGLNRSGSMSSGDFIEEV
- the LOC108820541 gene encoding disease resistance protein TAO1 — protein: MDSYLSLTNLAAAAISFYALFGSIFFTRKSSTSHHHENNKTLPSSSLTLLAPTSSSSSSPPNCKHHVFPSFHGADVRTNFLSHVVKELKSKGIDLFIDNDIQRSKSIGPELVEAIRGSRIAIVLLSKNYASSTWCLNELVEIIKCRDELGQTVMSLFYQVDPTDVKKQTGDFGKVFKKTCRGKTEEDIRRWKRALTEVAQIAGYHSSSGKNEAEMIEDIATDVSNNLNLSAPCTDFDGLVGMESKMTEMRSLLQLDSDEVRIVGILGPSGIGKTTIARSLFSRHSQDFQLSVFIDNIKRNYAVPTCSDDYSVKLNLQKHFMSQLTNETDIKNFSHLGVIKDRLKDKKVLVVLDDVDRSVQLEAMAKETSWFGPGSRIIITTQDRKVLKASGIEHIHKVDLPSHDEALQMFCMYAFDQKYPKDGFQELAWKVRDLVGRLPLGLKVMGSYFRGMSEQDWIEALPRLRTHLDRDREISSILKFSYDALHDEDKSLFLHIACFFNNEPVDIVGGCLAKCFLDVIQGICVLVEKSLISIEEERIEMSKLLVQLGRQIVQNEFVSEPGKRRFLNDASDIGEVLNDDDNAGKSSVIGINLDEGDEITWTSERAFERLCNLQFLRILGKCVNPQSMNYLSHKLRVLIWRNFKMTCFPSSFNPKFLVKLEMHSSKLVKFWEGIKPLNNLKWMDMTDSRKLEELPDLSTATNLHDLNLSDCERLVELPSSIGSAENLHQLNFHNCMNLVKLPSSIGNAVNLRNLNLEYCSRLVELPSSIWNLVNLKLLNLAYCSSLVELPSCIDRSDVLQSDHHESSTDIQELVDPWIGRISHLSTLLLRGMEKLVSLPPLPESVLDLYAEECESLERLDCSFRNPDISLFFINCCKLNQEARDLIIRSGKFSVFPAEEVPPCFTYRSYGSSVTVKLNQMHVGKSTKFKVGVICDIDVNEFGETKQEDILCRVKSGEKAITDYYRPGRRVYPGHLYKYEIEVETEHVASSTELVFEFEIDYANDCGEDVTWEIKSCGILQLLDVPLLSFRDGDEDF
- the LOC108820552 gene encoding uncharacterized protein LOC108820552, translated to MESMEVAPSAAFQSPSRSSQQQLHFYLAVDRPQFKMETVVELLGVLGRRPWLPVVVCCSSRDELDAVSSSLSTLPYISFAALYSDLGERDRAMVLENFRQATVNWNHHLNSAVEEGLEESEAREEEDEKKSHLVVVTDVCLPMLSSGESSLSSRVLINYELPTKKETYSRRLTSCLASGGIVINMVVGGEVTTLKNLEETSGIIIAEMPINISEIL